A part of Aquaspirillum sp. LM1 genomic DNA contains:
- a CDS encoding YdgA family protein — protein sequence MKTRIWKGSLAGVLGLGVAYSGAAYWTGLEAERTLAKQHEMIVSLPIFKVKSHQYERGWFSSTETTELAFNERFFKPYLSILPEAAKGALSGTVKYVNHIQHGPLPDGRPARAVVTTQFIMSDDTRKMLSRFFGDKEPITVTNRLNFTGGGELNVSVPSFDYEETLAGVKIKWQGMTTKVGYDSGYTQYSVDARLPGMVLDAATKGHFEFANLAYQSDNRPGETGAGVGNKELSVTRVKLESKESIPYEIKLNQLISLLTRIRIGEFINPAGEIRPSQADLVDLKYQIVSSEEKQFINTRARFSFAKLEVNRVPYGPMRLDLSANHLHGPSLLKLEQAFADIQVEGVEPARLRQQYLDAITLQGGPILENDPRLVINDFSLKLPAGEITLTGNLALNGYKKGDLDNPRVFVNKLDAQAKLAMPRETLQDLVVAQARNLFMVDASAENPPSVQEIDELAKNLLASQLDVWSEQGYVKLDGSQVLTSAEWKNGQLKVNNHVVNLPPAPETVAQ from the coding sequence GTGAAGACGCGTATCTGGAAAGGATCGCTGGCGGGGGTGCTGGGCTTGGGGGTGGCGTATAGTGGCGCTGCCTACTGGACCGGCCTGGAAGCTGAGCGGACATTGGCCAAGCAGCACGAAATGATCGTGAGCCTGCCGATTTTCAAGGTCAAATCGCATCAGTATGAGCGAGGCTGGTTCTCGTCCACCGAAACCACCGAACTGGCGTTCAACGAACGCTTCTTCAAGCCGTACCTGAGCATTCTGCCCGAGGCTGCCAAGGGCGCGCTGTCGGGCACGGTGAAGTACGTCAACCACATCCAGCACGGCCCCTTGCCGGATGGCCGCCCGGCCCGGGCCGTGGTGACCACCCAGTTCATCATGTCCGACGACACGCGCAAAATGCTGTCGCGGTTTTTTGGCGACAAGGAACCCATCACCGTCACCAACCGGCTGAACTTTACCGGCGGGGGCGAGCTGAATGTCAGCGTACCATCGTTTGACTACGAGGAAACCCTGGCCGGGGTCAAGATCAAATGGCAGGGCATGACCACCAAGGTAGGCTACGATTCCGGCTACACCCAGTACAGCGTGGATGCCCGTTTGCCTGGCATGGTGCTGGATGCCGCCACCAAGGGCCACTTTGAATTTGCCAACCTGGCCTATCAGTCGGACAACCGGCCAGGCGAAACCGGTGCCGGGGTGGGCAATAAAGAACTGAGCGTGACCCGGGTCAAGCTGGAATCCAAAGAAAGCATTCCGTATGAAATCAAGCTTAACCAGCTGATTTCGCTGCTTACCCGCATCCGCATTGGCGAGTTTATCAACCCGGCAGGGGAAATCAGGCCATCGCAGGCCGATCTGGTTGACCTGAAATACCAGATTGTCAGCAGCGAGGAAAAGCAGTTCATCAACACCCGCGCCAGGTTCTCGTTTGCCAAGCTGGAAGTCAACCGGGTGCCCTACGGCCCGATGCGGCTGGACCTGTCAGCCAACCACCTGCACGGCCCCAGCCTGCTGAAGCTGGAACAGGCGTTTGCTGATATTCAGGTGGAAGGCGTCGAGCCAGCCAGGCTGCGTCAGCAGTACCTGGACGCCATTACCCTGCAGGGCGGGCCGATTCTGGAAAACGACCCGCGCCTGGTGATCAACGACTTTTCGCTGAAACTGCCGGCAGGTGAAATCACCCTCACCGGCAATCTGGCCCTGAACGGCTACAAGAAGGGCGACCTGGACAACCCGCGTGTGTTTGTCAACAAGCTGGACGCCCAGGCCAAGCTGGCCATGCCACGGGAAACCCTGCAGGATCTGGTGGTGGCACAGGCGCGTAATCTGTTCATGGTAGACGCCTCGGCAGAAAACCCGCCGTCCGTGCAGGAAATCGACGAACTGGCCAAAAACCTGCTGGCCAGCCAGCTGGACGTATGGTCAGAACAAGGCTACGTCAAACTGGACGGCAGCCAGGTGCTCACCTCGGCAGAATGGAAAAACGGCCAGTTGAAGGTGAACAACCATGTGGTCAACCTGCCGCCCGCACCGGAAACCGTCGCCCAATAA
- a CDS encoding NAD(P)H-quinone oxidoreductase: protein MYAILQNAPGGSDSLYWGEAALPEPGPGQLRVRVRACGVNRADIVQREGRYPPPADASPILGLELAGEVDALGENVSGWALGDAVLALVPGGAYAEYALVNADEALPKPASWSWAQAASVPEAWLTAWLNLIEVGQLHAGQTVLIHAGASGVGAAAIQLARWRGATVVATCGSADKAAFCQRLGAHQVVNYHEAAFADTVRALGRADLVLDCVGGSYLDAHLSCLKTDGKLVLIGVMGGAQAMLNLGLLLVKRISLIGSTLRSQPLAHRAALARQLQQQLPLWDAGLFQWTLDRTFALPDAAQAHAWLEGNHNQGKVVLLVP from the coding sequence ATGTATGCCATTCTCCAGAACGCCCCCGGTGGAAGTGACAGTCTGTACTGGGGTGAAGCCGCCCTGCCCGAACCCGGCCCTGGGCAGCTGCGGGTGCGGGTGCGCGCCTGTGGCGTGAATCGCGCCGATATTGTTCAGCGCGAAGGCCGCTACCCGCCGCCAGCAGATGCCTCGCCCATTCTGGGTCTGGAACTGGCCGGAGAAGTTGACGCGCTGGGGGAAAACGTCAGCGGCTGGGCATTGGGCGATGCCGTGCTGGCGCTGGTGCCTGGCGGCGCTTATGCCGAGTATGCCTTGGTCAATGCCGACGAAGCCCTGCCCAAACCGGCCAGCTGGAGCTGGGCACAGGCGGCGAGTGTGCCGGAAGCCTGGCTCACCGCCTGGTTGAATCTGATCGAAGTGGGCCAGTTACACGCCGGACAAACCGTGTTGATTCATGCCGGAGCCAGTGGCGTGGGCGCAGCGGCCATCCAGCTGGCGCGCTGGCGTGGCGCAACCGTGGTGGCCACCTGCGGCAGCGCAGACAAAGCCGCCTTCTGCCAGCGGCTGGGCGCACACCAGGTGGTGAACTACCATGAAGCGGCATTTGCCGACACCGTACGCGCGCTGGGCCGTGCCGATCTGGTGCTGGACTGCGTGGGCGGCAGCTATCTGGACGCGCATCTGAGCTGCCTGAAAACCGATGGCAAGCTGGTGCTGATTGGCGTCATGGGCGGTGCCCAGGCCATGCTGAACCTGGGCCTGCTGCTGGTCAAGCGCATCAGCCTGATTGGCTCTACCCTGCGCAGCCAGCCGCTGGCGCACCGGGCCGCACTGGCCCGTCAGCTACAACAGCAACTGCCCTTATGGGATGCCGGGCTGTTTCAGTGGACACTGGACCGCACATTTGCCCTGCCCGATGCCGCCCAGGCGCACGCCTGGCTGGAAGGAAACCATAATCAGGGCAAGGTTGTGCTGCTGGTGCCCTGA
- a CDS encoding helix-turn-helix domain-containing protein translates to MNTLVRDMPLLPTEAETLLARKSASALSVHLASCHAPQSIVIIDHAGEKQAVELPSAVYPLLLDALAEIARGNAVTLTPVHAELTTQEAADLLNVSRPYLVKLLDEGKIPHRKVGRHRRVLYRDMLDYKQRTDSQRSQALDELAAMAQEAGMGYAGE, encoded by the coding sequence ATGAATACGCTTGTTCGCGATATGCCGCTTCTTCCCACCGAAGCAGAAACCTTGCTCGCTCGCAAAAGCGCCAGCGCCTTGTCGGTGCATCTGGCCAGTTGCCATGCCCCGCAAAGCATTGTGATTATTGATCATGCTGGCGAAAAGCAGGCTGTCGAGCTGCCTTCGGCGGTTTACCCGTTGTTGCTGGATGCGCTGGCCGAGATTGCCCGTGGCAATGCCGTCACCTTGACGCCTGTGCATGCCGAGCTGACCACGCAGGAAGCCGCTGACCTGCTGAATGTGTCGCGCCCTTATCTGGTCAAGCTGCTGGATGAAGGCAAGATCCCCCATCGCAAGGTGGGCCGCCATCGCCGGGTGCTGTATCGCGATATGCTGGACTACAAACAGCGCACCGATAGCCAGCGCAGCCAGGCTTTGGATGAGTTGGCGGCCATGGCGCAAGAAGCCGGCATGGGCTATGCGGGAGAGTGA
- a CDS encoding nitroreductase family protein, whose product MKVSTAIHNRRSIKAFDASHVISDAEVTQLFSLAKLAPTAFNIQNWRFVLLRDPALRQQVRAAAFDQAQVTDASLLVVLTADLKAWEKTPQRYWRDAVQPVQDAMLPMLDGYYRGREQVQRDEAMRSCGIAAQTLMLAAQEMGYDSCPMDGFDFDAVGKLINLPADHVIAMFVAIGKATQPAYPRSGPLALEEIVLTDRFCQSSRGNT is encoded by the coding sequence ATGAAGGTTTCTACCGCCATCCACAATCGCCGCTCGATCAAGGCCTTCGATGCCAGCCACGTGATCAGCGATGCCGAAGTGACCCAGCTGTTCAGCCTGGCCAAGCTGGCACCTACTGCGTTCAATATCCAGAACTGGCGTTTTGTGCTGCTGCGCGATCCGGCGCTGCGCCAGCAGGTGCGCGCTGCCGCGTTTGACCAGGCGCAGGTGACTGATGCCTCGCTGCTGGTGGTGTTGACCGCCGACCTCAAAGCCTGGGAAAAAACCCCGCAACGCTACTGGCGCGATGCGGTCCAGCCGGTGCAGGACGCCATGCTGCCGATGCTGGATGGCTACTACCGGGGCCGCGAGCAAGTGCAACGCGATGAGGCCATGCGCTCGTGCGGAATTGCCGCGCAAACGCTGATGCTGGCGGCGCAGGAAATGGGCTACGATTCGTGTCCGATGGATGGGTTTGATTTTGATGCGGTGGGCAAGCTGATCAATCTGCCGGCGGATCACGTCATTGCCATGTTTGTGGCAATTGGCAAGGCCACCCAGCCTGCTTACCCGCGCAGCGGCCCGCTGGCGCTGGAAGAGATTGTGCTGACCGACCGGTTTTGCCAGTCCAGTCGCGGCAATACGTAA
- a CDS encoding DUF4062 domain-containing protein, whose protein sequence is MPVTSKRIFISSTSIDLPEHRQKVIDACNQLGLMPDGMEHWPAADAKALDFCLDKINQADVFVGIYAHRYGWIPPGESKSITELEYDRAVERGIPRLLFLMSDNHPVRPGQWETGPQADALKAFKQRLEPSRVRATFDNPDQLRAEVLHALSAHAKFDDGGHDDFRIDLTHLPAGAAHFLGRDDELATLDAAWDSAGTTALVEFIAPGGTGKTALVKRWLERIKQDNWRGACRVFAWSFYSQGSGDERNASEDVFLAEAIKFFGVAVEASLNPADKGRALAEAVVARRSLLVLDGLEPLQHPPGPLAGELRAPGLKALLTHLATAGHPGLALLSSREALKDLDEWVNSPSSAARRIDLGNLSDADGARLLHAEGANKAGSAPIADDDAELKEASRQVKGHALTLSLLGSYLALAHEHDIRQRDQVDWAEANAETKGGHAFRVIAAYERWFAGAGKAPELLAALRLLGFFDRPATQENLAALRAAPVIKGLTNGLFVKPEGWFKFLKQPTQAISKEQWNATLKRLQTLRLLDVDTASGRLDAHPLLREYFAAALSKHQPEAWQEGHRRLYQQLKDSAPHRPEGLAGLHPLYQAVVHGCRAGLHQETLDEVYYDRILRGSGPEGFYSSKKLGAIGADLGAVACFFVQPWRQLVPSLSAGDQAWLLNDAAFSLRALGRLAEALEPMRVGAQMWVKQTDWKNAAANYSNLSQLQLSLGDIAQAVADAECSVDYADRSGDAFQRMARRTTLAGARHQQGEQAARNGFAEAEAMQAERQPKYPLLYSMQGFRYGELLLAEAERAAWGGPAVEEGSEGCAEVAKRGRKMFEWRVSGDPLLDIALDHLTLARCALYADRLHGRRPGDEAQQHTDAAVAGLGQAGEQEFIVHGLLTRAWLRHSLNDLPGTQADLAEAQRIAERGGMKLHLADIALTRARLFNDKAELIKARKLIEACGYGRRRGELEDAEARLNSATAPAGH, encoded by the coding sequence GTGCCAGTCACAAGCAAGCGTATTTTCATCTCCAGTACCTCCATTGACCTGCCGGAACACCGGCAAAAGGTGATCGACGCCTGCAATCAGCTTGGCCTGATGCCTGACGGTATGGAACACTGGCCAGCGGCGGATGCCAAGGCGCTCGACTTCTGTCTGGACAAGATCAATCAGGCCGATGTCTTTGTCGGCATCTATGCCCATCGCTATGGCTGGATACCGCCGGGGGAAAGCAAGTCCATCACCGAACTGGAGTACGACCGGGCGGTGGAGAGGGGGATTCCGCGCCTGCTGTTCCTGATGAGCGACAATCACCCGGTACGTCCCGGGCAATGGGAAACCGGGCCACAAGCCGATGCTCTGAAAGCCTTCAAGCAACGCCTCGAACCCTCCCGCGTCCGCGCCACCTTCGATAACCCCGACCAGCTCCGCGCCGAAGTCTTGCATGCCCTGTCGGCACACGCCAAATTCGACGATGGCGGCCACGACGACTTCCGCATCGATCTCACCCACCTCCCCGCCGGCGCCGCCCACTTCCTTGGCCGTGACGACGAACTCGCCACCCTCGACGCCGCCTGGGACTCGGCTGGCACAACTGCTCTGGTCGAATTCATCGCCCCCGGCGGCACCGGCAAAACCGCGCTGGTCAAGCGCTGGCTGGAAAGGATAAAACAGGACAATTGGCGCGGCGCCTGTCGGGTGTTTGCCTGGAGTTTCTACAGCCAGGGCAGCGGCGACGAGCGCAATGCTTCGGAAGACGTTTTTCTTGCCGAGGCCATCAAATTTTTTGGCGTTGCCGTCGAAGCCAGCCTGAACCCCGCCGACAAGGGCCGGGCGCTGGCCGAGGCGGTTGTGGCTCGCCGCAGCCTGCTGGTGCTGGATGGCCTGGAGCCGCTGCAACACCCGCCCGGCCCGCTGGCCGGCGAGCTGCGCGCCCCTGGCCTTAAGGCCTTGCTCACCCATCTGGCGACTGCCGGCCACCCCGGCCTGGCGCTGCTGAGCAGCCGGGAGGCGCTGAAAGACCTGGACGAATGGGTCAACAGCCCGAGCAGCGCCGCCCGGCGCATCGACCTGGGCAATTTGAGCGACGCCGACGGCGCGCGCCTGCTGCACGCCGAAGGGGCCAACAAGGCCGGCAGCGCCCCCATCGCTGACGATGATGCCGAACTTAAAGAAGCCAGCCGGCAGGTCAAGGGCCACGCCTTGACGCTGAGCTTGCTGGGCAGCTATCTGGCCTTGGCCCACGAGCACGACATCCGTCAGCGCGACCAGGTGGATTGGGCCGAGGCGAATGCCGAAACCAAGGGCGGCCATGCTTTTCGGGTAATCGCCGCTTATGAGCGCTGGTTTGCCGGTGCGGGCAAAGCCCCCGAACTACTGGCGGCGCTGCGCTTGCTGGGTTTCTTCGACCGCCCGGCCACCCAGGAAAACCTGGCCGCGCTGCGCGCCGCCCCGGTGATCAAGGGGCTAACAAACGGGCTGTTCGTCAAACCCGAGGGCTGGTTCAAATTCCTCAAACAGCCAACCCAAGCCATTTCAAAAGAACAATGGAACGCCACCCTCAAACGCCTGCAAACCCTGCGCCTGCTGGACGTTGACACCGCCAGCGGCCGCCTCGACGCCCACCCGCTGCTGCGCGAATACTTTGCCGCTGCGCTGAGCAAGCACCAGCCGGAAGCCTGGCAGGAAGGCCATCGCCGGCTTTACCAGCAACTCAAAGACAGCGCGCCGCACCGCCCCGAAGGCCTGGCTGGCCTGCACCCGCTCTACCAAGCCGTGGTGCATGGTTGTCGGGCGGGTTTGCACCAGGAGACGCTCGATGAGGTGTATTACGACCGCATCCTGCGCGGCTCGGGGCCGGAAGGCTTCTACAGTAGCAAGAAGCTCGGTGCCATCGGTGCCGACCTGGGGGCGGTGGCCTGTTTCTTCGTTCAGCCCTGGCGGCAGTTGGTGCCAAGTTTATCGGCAGGCGACCAAGCCTGGCTGCTCAACGACGCGGCCTTCAGTCTGCGCGCCCTGGGCCGGCTGGCGGAGGCGCTGGAGCCGATGCGGGTTGGGGCGCAGATGTGGGTGAAGCAAACGGACTGGAAAAATGCCGCCGCCAACTACAGCAATCTTTCCCAACTGCAATTGAGCCTGGGCGACATCGCGCAGGCCGTGGCTGATGCGGAATGCTCGGTGGACTACGCCGACCGCAGTGGCGATGCCTTTCAGCGCATGGCCAGACGCACCACCCTGGCCGGTGCCCGCCACCAGCAAGGCGAGCAAGCTGCCCGCAACGGCTTCGCTGAGGCCGAGGCCATGCAGGCCGAGCGCCAACCCAAGTACCCGCTGCTCTACTCGATGCAAGGCTTCCGGTATGGCGAGCTGCTGCTGGCCGAGGCCGAGCGGGCCGCCTGGGGCGGACCGGCAGTGGAAGAGGGCAGCGAAGGCTGTGCAGAAGTAGCGAAGCGAGGCCGAAAGATGTTCGAGTGGCGGGTTTCCGGTGATCCGCTCCTCGACATCGCCCTCGACCACCTGACTCTCGCCCGCTGCGCCCTCTACGCCGACCGGCTGCATGGCCGCCGCCCCGGCGACGAAGCTCAGCAGCACACCGACGCCGCCGTCGCTGGCCTGGGCCAAGCTGGCGAACAAGAGTTCATTGTCCACGGCCTCCTCACCCGCGCCTGGCTGCGCCACAGCCTGAACGACCTCCCCGGCACCCAAGCCGACCTGGCCGAAGCCCAGCGCATCGCCGAGCGCGGCGGCATGAAGCTCCATCTTGCCGACATCGCCCTGACCCGCGCCCGGCTGTTCAACGACAAAGCCGAACTCATTAAAGCTCGCAAGCTGATCGAAGCATGCGGTTACGGGCGGCGGCGGGGAGAGCTGGAGGATGCCGAAGCCCGCCTGAATTCTGCAACGGCACCGGCAGGACACTGA
- a CDS encoding tetratricopeptide repeat-containing protein: MPNSLESLKQQAEALARQETQSAEAVIALVNKLKKQDEFPPARELLDQVRHRLSADPLHTKLAQEHALCTYKDANFPADKRYHQALAILAEIGLGDPQCRDKETLGQGGAIHKRLWETTGLMEHLHTALAFYRAGCACGVTQREDCWAAPSCFRRFSNQRMKFTQHMRKLWQTLAQDQRDILVCGQWRALEASPNRLHRHQHPGFIQVP, encoded by the coding sequence ATGCCCAATTCCCTCGAATCCCTCAAACAGCAGGCCGAGGCGTTGGCCCGGCAGGAAACCCAGTCGGCCGAGGCGGTGATAGCCTTGGTCAACAAGCTCAAAAAGCAGGACGAGTTCCCCCCCGCCCGCGAATTGCTCGACCAGGTTCGCCACCGGCTGAGCGCCGACCCGCTGCACACCAAACTCGCCCAAGAGCACGCCCTGTGCACCTACAAGGACGCCAATTTCCCCGCCGACAAGCGCTATCACCAGGCGCTGGCGATTCTGGCGGAAATCGGCCTGGGCGACCCCCAGTGCCGTGACAAGGAAACCCTGGGCCAGGGCGGGGCTATCCACAAGCGCTTATGGGAAACCACCGGCCTGATGGAGCATCTGCACACCGCGCTGGCTTTTTATCGGGCCGGCTGCGCGTGCGGAGTGACTCAGCGAGAGGATTGTTGGGCTGCTCCATCCTGCTTTAGGCGCTTCTCAAATCAACGCATGAAATTCACGCAACACATGCGCAAACTGTGGCAAACGCTGGCGCAAGATCAGCGCGATATACTCGTCTGCGGTCAATGGCGGGCGCTTGAGGCGAGCCCGAACCGTTTGCACCGACATCAGCACCCTGGCTTTATCCAAGTCCCATAG
- a CDS encoding TetR/AcrR family transcriptional regulator, with protein sequence MTLSPSPLSGKEELARERILDAAFAEIRLQGFQAASVSAILAETGLTKGALYHYFPGKKALGLAVVDERVALALRLGVLDALNVPADHARPLDVLLQLLDQVQGWDETSVRLGCPLNNLMQEMSAVDEEFRLHLTAIVTCWQGRVEALLQLAQARGQLLPTVDCHAAALFIVAAWEGCVSVAKNMRSMPVFVASIEQLKCYIRQLQPG encoded by the coding sequence ATGACCCTCTCCCCCTCCCCTCTTTCCGGCAAAGAAGAACTGGCCCGCGAGCGCATTCTGGATGCCGCGTTTGCCGAGATTCGCCTTCAGGGGTTTCAGGCGGCCAGTGTGTCGGCCATTCTGGCGGAAACCGGGCTGACCAAAGGCGCGCTGTACCATTATTTTCCTGGCAAGAAAGCCCTGGGCCTGGCGGTGGTGGATGAACGGGTGGCGTTGGCATTGCGGCTGGGGGTGCTGGATGCGCTGAATGTGCCTGCCGACCATGCCCGTCCGCTGGATGTTTTGCTGCAGCTGCTTGATCAAGTGCAAGGCTGGGATGAGACGTCGGTGCGGCTGGGTTGCCCGCTGAATAATCTGATGCAGGAAATGAGCGCGGTAGACGAGGAGTTTCGCCTGCACCTTACGGCGATTGTCACCTGCTGGCAGGGTCGGGTGGAAGCGCTGTTGCAGCTGGCGCAGGCCAGGGGGCAGCTGTTGCCGACGGTGGATTGTCACGCGGCGGCGCTGTTTATTGTGGCGGCGTGGGAAGGCTGTGTCAGTGTGGCGAAAAACATGCGTTCGATGCCAGTGTTTGTGGCGTCGATCGAGCAACTGAAGTGCTATATCCGGCAGCTACAGCCGGGTTGA